The following are encoded in a window of Prochlorococcus marinus CUG1417 genomic DNA:
- a CDS encoding DUF1651 domain-containing protein produces MYKFTLINKDRSRIKVFEPFENVSSPSLNIDVMMISYGCVYKRSSKAVMKGSRVETIENARKEYKQLLEEGWKKTSIFRSYF; encoded by the coding sequence ATGTACAAATTTACTTTAATTAATAAGGACAGATCAAGAATAAAAGTCTTTGAACCATTTGAAAATGTTTCTAGTCCTTCGCTAAACATTGATGTAATGATGATTTCTTATGGTTGTGTCTATAAAAGATCAAGTAAAGCAGTAATGAAAGGTAGCAGAGTAGAGACAATAGAAAATGCAAGAAAAGAATATAAACAGCTATTAGAAGAAGGTTGGAAGAAGACTAGCATTTTTAGAAGTTATTTTTAA
- a CDS encoding RNA recognition motif-containing protein: MTLSLNIGNLFNDSSSHALVDELRKRTSEEAILDFEEKFNSKNEKNLHVYICRFLKNRSISRGLASKWLITIIKNKESKIEALQKLIN, encoded by the coding sequence ATGACATTAAGTTTAAATATTGGGAACTTATTTAATGATTCCTCTAGTCATGCATTAGTTGATGAGCTAAGAAAAAGAACATCAGAAGAGGCTATCTTAGATTTTGAGGAAAAATTTAACTCCAAAAACGAAAAAAATCTACATGTTTATATATGTAGATTTCTGAAAAACAGATCAATATCCAGAGGGCTAGCCTCTAAATGGTTAATAACCATAATTAAAAACAAAGAATCAAAAATTGAAGCTTTGCAAAAATTAATTAATTAG
- a CDS encoding high light inducible protein, whose product MIEKKEDNIRSESYYPDSNYFLDQDNAPAETIFSEGQISNTSKFEWPNSYWFIAERTNGRLAMIGFMAVIINYSLFGWIAYPIL is encoded by the coding sequence ATGATTGAAAAAAAAGAAGACAATATTCGAAGCGAAAGCTATTACCCAGATAGTAATTATTTTCTTGATCAGGATAATGCCCCTGCAGAAACCATATTTTCAGAAGGTCAAATATCTAATACTTCTAAATTTGAATGGCCAAATAGCTATTGGTTTATTGCAGAGAGAACAAATGGAAGGCTGGCAATGATCGGCTTCATGGCTGTTATTATTAATTACAGCTTATTTGGATGGATAGCATATCCAATCCTTTAA
- a CDS encoding pseudouridine synthase, whose amino-acid sequence MATRLNKYLSQVGYCSRRVADRLIEEGKVTINGKISRIGAKLEEGDQVKVEGQRIDKSTKQKKIYLAFNKPVGIVCTTNRKVEPANIIDFINYPKRIFPIGRLDKPSEGLIFLTNDGDIVNKILRARNNHEKEYIVSVNRVIDRDFIQSMRNGVEILDTVTRRCFVKQLGGKKFKIILTQGLNRQIRRMCEALGYRVQSLKRVRIMNINLDIPTGKYREFTKEELLELNELLENSFKTFD is encoded by the coding sequence ATGGCTACCAGATTAAACAAATATTTAAGTCAAGTCGGTTACTGTTCTAGAAGAGTGGCAGATAGACTAATTGAGGAAGGGAAAGTTACCATTAATGGTAAAATTTCCAGAATAGGTGCCAAGCTAGAGGAAGGGGATCAAGTTAAAGTAGAAGGTCAAAGAATAGATAAATCAACAAAACAAAAGAAAATTTACTTAGCCTTTAATAAACCTGTTGGAATTGTATGCACAACCAATAGAAAAGTAGAGCCCGCTAATATTATAGACTTTATTAATTATCCAAAAAGAATATTTCCTATCGGAAGATTGGATAAGCCAAGTGAGGGCCTAATTTTTTTAACTAATGATGGAGATATTGTAAATAAAATACTAAGAGCTAGAAATAATCATGAAAAAGAATACATCGTAAGCGTTAATCGTGTTATTGATAGGGACTTTATTCAAAGTATGCGCAATGGTGTTGAGATTTTAGACACCGTAACTAGGCGTTGTTTCGTAAAGCAATTGGGGGGGAAAAAATTTAAGATCATACTAACTCAAGGACTTAACCGTCAGATTAGACGTATGTGTGAGGCATTAGGTTACAGAGTGCAATCACTAAAACGTGTGAGAATTATGAATATTAATTTAGACATACCCACAGGAAAATATCGTGAATTTACCAAAGAAGAACTTTTAGAATTAAATGAATTACTAGAAAATTCTTTTAAAACATTTGACTAA
- a CDS encoding DUF4278 domain-containing protein — MTLIYRGQKYVQNKEAAKKQHNELTYRGKAYTS; from the coding sequence ATGACTCTAATTTACAGAGGACAAAAGTACGTCCAGAACAAAGAAGCAGCTAAAAAGCAGCACAACGAACTTACTTATAGAGGAAAAGCCTACACAAGTTAG
- a CDS encoding FkbM family methyltransferase: MRFFKIKVEINRNPIEWAFLLSNLSKFNLGDDLFINSKKKKKINQKIVFLDIGANDGTYAPRFLDKFCKDNNLDLTLYALEPIRSNFKILEKNLENLKNINAYPFLLGASDQNQKTIIYHAHRAKWHSIPNNEFNKKASGIEEEIKLIKIDDFVKDKLLDNPSLIIKIDVEGYELNVLKGMQNILENQIPEAIIFETDLNKEYIQHSYFPEMHDFLDRYNYKCAKFSNQSTRRNWIEKGTFRMSEFDAIYVRGNKNPSIYSAAIDNHFKDVETSKSRL; the protein is encoded by the coding sequence ATGAGGTTTTTTAAGATAAAGGTTGAGATAAATAGAAATCCAATAGAATGGGCATTTCTTCTCTCGAATCTATCAAAATTTAATTTAGGAGATGATTTGTTTATAAATTCTAAAAAAAAGAAAAAAATTAATCAAAAGATAGTATTCCTTGATATTGGAGCAAATGATGGAACCTATGCTCCAAGATTTTTAGACAAATTTTGTAAAGATAATAATTTAGATCTTACATTATATGCTTTAGAACCAATCAGGAGTAATTTTAAAATACTTGAAAAAAATCTTGAAAATTTGAAAAATATAAATGCTTATCCATTTCTGTTGGGTGCTAGTGATCAGAATCAAAAAACTATTATCTATCATGCCCATCGAGCCAAATGGCATTCTATCCCAAACAATGAATTTAATAAAAAAGCATCTGGCATTGAAGAAGAAATAAAATTAATCAAGATCGATGATTTTGTTAAAGATAAATTATTAGATAATCCATCTTTAATTATAAAAATTGATGTTGAAGGTTATGAATTAAATGTTTTAAAAGGAATGCAGAATATCTTGGAGAACCAAATTCCTGAAGCAATAATTTTTGAAACAGATTTAAACAAAGAATATATACAGCACTCTTACTTCCCAGAAATGCACGACTTTTTAGATAGATATAATTACAAATGCGCTAAGTTTTCGAATCAAAGTACTAGGAGAAACTGGATTGAGAAAGGGACATTTAGGATGAGTGAATTTGATGCGATTTATGTGAGGGGTAATAAAAATCCCTCCATATATTCTGCTGCAATAGATAATCATTTTAAGGATGTAGAAACATCAAAATCTAGATTATGA